Proteins encoded together in one Carya illinoinensis cultivar Pawnee chromosome 3, C.illinoinensisPawnee_v1, whole genome shotgun sequence window:
- the LOC122303698 gene encoding BTB/POZ domain-containing protein At5g48800-like has protein sequence MDRSDKQHILQHHHQQQRQQQQQLSLAKCARQPCNEWIFRDVPSDIIIEVSGGTFPLHKFPLVSRSGRIRKLVAEHRDSDISTVELLNLPGGAEAFELAAKFCYGINFEITSMNVAQLCCVSDYLEMTEEFSKDNLGSRAEEYLEIIVCKNLEMCVEVLQQCENLLPLADELRIVSRCIDAIASKACAEQIASSFSRLEYSSSGRLHMNRQAKCEGDWWIEDLSVLRIDLYQRVMTAMKCRGVRPESIGASLVGYAQKELTKKSSLWNPSSQVKVDLLSGSTGHEKVVVETIVSLLPVEKLAVPITFLFGLLRSAVMLDCSVACRLDLERRIGSQLDIATLDDLLIPSFRNAGDTLFDVDTVHRILVNFSQQDDSEDDMEDASVFESDSPHSPSQTALFKVAKLVDNYLAEIAPDANLKLAKFMVIADALPAHARTIHDGLYRAIDIYLKAHQGLPELDRKKLCKLIDFQKLSQEAGAHAAQNERLPLQSIVQVLYFEQIRLRNALSCSHGEDDHKPVHQSWRISSGALSAAMSPRDNYASLRRENRELKLELARLRMRLNDLEKEHVCMKRDMEKSNSRKLMSSFSKKIGKLSFFGHSYSRGSSSPSRHSHRTDSKVIERMCASTD, from the exons ATGGACCGTAGCGACAAGCAGCATATTCTTCAGCACCACCACCAGCAGCAGAggcaacagcagcagcagctgTCGTTGGCCAAGTGCGCACGGCAGCCATGCAATGAAtg GATTTTTCGGGATGTTCCAAGTGATATTATCATAGAAGTGAGTGGAGGAACATTTCCATTACATAAG TTCCCTCTTGTCTCTCGAAGTGGCCGAATCAGAAAGTTGGTTGCAGAACATAGGGACTCTGATATCTCAACGGTGGAGCTTCTTAATTTACCAGGAGGTGCAGAGGCGTTTGAGTTGGCAGCAAAATTCTGCTACGGAATCAACTTTGAAATTACATCTATGAATGTTGCACAGCTGTGCTGTGTTTCTGATTACCTTGAAATGACTGAAGAGTTTTCAAAAGATAATCTTGGTTCCCGTGCTGAAGAATATCTTGAGATTATTGTTTGCAAGAACCTTGAAATGTGTGTTGAAGTTTTGCAACAGTGCGAGAATCTACTCCCTCTTGCAGATGAGCTTAGAATAGTTAGCCGTTGCATAGATGCAATAGCCTCCAAGGCTTGTGCAGAGCAAATTGCCTCAAGCTTTTCACGCTTAGAGTACAGCAGCTCAGGGAGGCTTCATATGAACAGGCAAGCCAAGTGTGAAGGGGACTGGTGGATAGAAGATCTCTCTGTACTTCGGATTGACTTGTATCAAAGAGTCATGACAGCAATGAAGTGTCGCGGGGTCCGTCCTGAGAGTATTGGGGCATCACTTGTGGGTTATGCCCAGAAAGAGTTAACAAAGAAATCCAGCTTGTGGAATCCATCTAGTCAGGTGAAAGTTGATTTGCTTTCAGGTTCAACTGGACATGAAAAAGTTGTGGTTGAGACAATTGTCAGCCTCTTGCCTGTTGAGAAACTTGCTGTTCCAATCACTTTCCTTTTTGGGCTTTTGCGAAGTGCAGTGATGCTTGATTGCTCTGTTGCTTGTAGGCTTGATCTGGAGAGGAGAATTGGATCCCAGCTGGATATTGCTACTCTTGACGATCTTCTGATACCTTCTTTTAGGAATGCAGGTGATACCTTATTTGATGTTGATACAGTTCACAGGATTTTGGTAAATTTCTCACAGCAAGATGATAGTGAAGATGATATGGAAGATGCCTCTGTTTTCGAATCTGATAGTCCTCATTCACCTTCCCAAACTGCCTTGTTCAAAGTTGCAAAATTAGTAGATAATTACCTAGCGGAAATTGCTCCTGATGCAAATCTCAAGCTTGCTAAGTTCATGGTTATCGCAGATGCTTTACCAGCACATGCACGTACCATTCATGATGGGTTGTATCGAGCCATTGATATTTACCTTAAA GCACATCAAGGTTTACCAGAGTTAGATCGGAAGAAGCTATGCAAATTGATTGATTTCCAAAAACTTTCTCAAGAAGCTGGTGCACATGCTGCACAAAATGAGCGCCTTCCTCTCCAATCCATTGTACAAGTGCTCTACTTTGAGCAAATAAGGCTCCGAAATGCCTTGAGCTGTTCtcatggagaagatgatcaCAAGCCAGTGCATCAGTCATGGCGGATCAGCAGCGGGGCACTAAGTGCAGCAATGTCTCCACGAGACAACTATGCATCACTTAGAAGGGAAAACCGTGAGCTAAAACTTGAGCTAGCGCGGTTGCGAATGAGACTAAATGATCTTGAGAAAGAACATGTTTGTATGAAGAGGGATATGGAGAAGTCAAACTCTCGTAAACTTATGAGTTCGTTCTCAAAGAAAATTGGTAAACTGAGCTTCTTTGGACATAgttattcaaggggatcaagtTCTCCATCAAGGCATTCACATAGAACTGACTCTAAGGTTATTGAGAGAATGTGTGCAAGTACAGATTAG